A window from Rhea pennata isolate bPtePen1 chromosome 1, bPtePen1.pri, whole genome shotgun sequence encodes these proteins:
- the LOC134147062 gene encoding olfactory receptor 51A7-like, with protein MMISNLTVYSPDVFLLTGIPGLENVQSWLAIPLCTLYVAAVLGNCTILFIVHTEPSLHQPMYYFLSMLALSDLGLSVSTMPTMLSLFLLNSREVNVNSCIAQLYFVHTFSLMESAMLLAMAFDRFVAIQQPLRYTSILTDSTVLRTGLAFAVRSAFMVMPTPILLRRLQFCLPNILSHSFCLHQDVMKLSCSDRRINSILGLFVVVSTMGLDSVLIVLSYILIVSTVLGIASRDERLKVLNTCVSHICAVLIFYIPMIGISMIHRFGKHASPLVHVLMADVYVLVPPVMNPIVYSVKTKQIRRQILGDLVNIAHAGCALTHTSELSEDVIAPSSPSRSVSAPSFTLLCEIPPLGSPHPDTPPVLSVVSWYFPSSDTGPIVLILQVVKTDLYCRRSRFPTKLPKAINVRRTDIPTRQAGGQSACLESQ; from the exons ATGATGATTTCCAATCTCACCGTGTACAGCCCAGACGTATTCCTCCTGACGGGCATCCCTGGGCTAGAAAATGTCCAGTCGTGGCTCGCCATTCCTCTGTGCACCTTGTACGTGGCTGCAGTTCTGGGCAACTGTACCATCCTCTTCATCGTCCACACAGAGCCGAGCCTCCACCAGCCCATGTACTATTTCCTGAGCATGTTGGCCCTCTCCGACCTGGGCCTCTCGGTGTCCACCATGCCCACGATGCTgagcctcttcctcctcaactCCCGGGAGGTGAACGTCAACTCCTGCATCGCCCAGCTGTACTTCGTCCACACGTTCTCCCTCATGGAGTCGGCCATGCTGCTGGCCATGGCCTTTGATCGCTTTGTGGCCATCCAGCAGCCCCTCAGGTACACTTCCATCCTGACGGACTCGACTGTCCTCAGGACTGGGCTGGCATTTGCTGTAAGGAGCGCTTTTATGGTAATGCCTACCCCCATTCTCCTCCGCCGGCTGCAGTTCTGCCTTCCCAACATCCTCTCCCACTCCTTCTGCCTGCACCAGGATGTCATGAAGCTGTCCTGCTCTGACAGAAGGATCAACAGCATCCTTGGGCTCTTTGTCGTTGTCTCCACCATGGGCCTGGACTCTGTGCTCATTGTCCTCTCCTACATCCTCATCGTCAGCACGGTGCTGGGCATTGCATCCCGAGACGAACGCCTCAAGGTCCTCAACACTTGTGTCTCCCACATCTGTGCTGTCCTGATCTTCTATATCCCCATGATCGGCATTTCCATGATCCACCGGTTTGGGAAACACGCCTCTCCCCTGGTGCATGTCCTCATGGCTGATGTCTATGTGCTGGTGCCCCCAGTGATGAACCCCATTGTGTACAGTGTGAAAACTAAGCAGATTCGGCGGCAGATACT gggggatcttgtcaat ATAGCACATGCAGGCTGTGCTCTCACTCACACCTCCGAGCTATCTGAAGATGTTATTGCCCCATCATCCCCTTCACGCAGTGTATCGGCTCCCAGCTTCACCCTCCTCTGTGAGATCCCACCACTAGGCAGCCCTCATCCAGACACCCCTCCGGTGCTCTCCGTGGTCTCCTG GTACTTTCCCTCCTCAGACACTGGCCCCATCGTGCTCATCCTGCAAGTGGTTAAAACTGACCTGTACTGCAGGAGGTCACGGTTTCCCACAAAGCTACCAAAGGCCATCAACGTGAGAAGGACGGACATACCCACCAGACAGGCTGGTGGTCAGAGCGCATGCCTGGAAAGCCAGTGA
- the LOC134135740 gene encoding olfactory receptor 51G2-like: MFMHNDTQMKPTVFLLTGIPGQETVSLWISILFFSMYVISMLGNSVILFIIKTDLSLHEPMYIFLSMLALIDICLSVSTMPTILGIFWFNSREISINACFVQLFFIHSLSFIESSVLLSMAFDRYIAICNLLRYASVLTTPRIIRMGLAFMVRGVGLIFPLPFLLKRLKYCQDNVLSHSYCLHQEVMKLACSDIAVNSIYGLFVIVSTVGVDSLLILLSYMMILRAVLSIASQEERFKALNTCVSHICAVLLFYTPMIGLSVIHRFGGGSSPLVQIFMGYVYLLVPPLMNPIVYSAKTKQIRARIARVFFR, encoded by the coding sequence ATGTTCATGCACAATGACACGCAGATGAAGCCCACAGTATTTCTGCTCACAGGCATCCCAGGCCAAGAGACTGTGAGCCTCTGGATCTCCATCCTATTCTTCTCCATGTATGTTATTTCCATGCTAGGAAATTCTGTCATCTTGTTTATTATAAAAACCGATCTGAGTCTCCATGAGCCTATGTACATCTTTCTTTCCATGCTAGCTCTCATAGACATCTGCTTATCCGTCTCCACCATGCCTACCATCCTGGGTATATTCTGGTTTAACTCCAGAGAGATCAGCATCAATGCCTGCTTTGTCCAGCTGTTCTTCATCCACTCACTTTCTTTCATTGAATCCTCTGTGCTTTTGTCAATGGCCTTTGACCGCTACATTGCCATCTGTAACCTGCTCCGGTATGCGTCTGTCTTAACTACCCCTAGAATAATAAGAATGGGACTAGCATTCATGGTACGAGGTGTGGGTCTAAtatttcccctccccttcctccttaAAAGGCTTAAGTATTGCCAGGACAATGTTCTCTCCCATTCCTACTGCCTGCACCAGGAGGTCATGAAGCTGGCCTGTTCAGATATTGCAGTCAACAGCATCTACGGCTTATTTGTCATCGTCTCTACTGTTGGCGTGGACTCGCTTCTCATTCTGTTATCGTACATGATGATCCTCAGAGCCGTGCTGAGCATCGCCTCCCAGGAGGAGCGTTTCAAGGCCCTCAACACCTGTGTGTCCCATATCTGTGCCGTTTTGCTGTTCTACACGCCCATGATTGGCTTGTCTGTGATACACCGATTTGGGGGCGGGTCTTCTCCCCTGGTGCAGATCTTCATGGGTTATGTCTACCTGTTGGTCCCACCACTGATGAACCCCATAGTCTACAGTGCGAAAACCAAGCAGATACGAGCCCGCATTGCTAGGGTATTCTTCAGGTGA